The segment CCTGAAGCCGGAGCGCTCCCGCAGCTACAACATCAACGTGGAGGTGCGGCCCCTTCGCGACTCCCTGGTGTGGGCGGGCGTGTTCCAGCACTCGCTGCGCGACATGATCGCCGCGTCGCTCCAGGCCGAGGGCGAGGCGCTGCGCTACTCGTACATCAACATCGCCCGGGCGCGGGTGCGCGGCGGCGAGCTGGGCGTGCGTCAGTCGCTGCCCGGCCGCGTCCAGGTGGAGCTGGGCTACACGCTCACCGAAGGCACGGACCAGGACCTGGAGCGCGCGCTGGAGGGCCAGGCGCGCCACCGGCTCACCGCGCAGGCCACCTGGCGTCACCGCGCGTGGGGCCTGGAGGCCCTGGTGCGCGGCGCGCTCACGGGCGAGCGACCCTTCTATCCAGATACCAACGGAGACGGTGTGGCGGATTCCTACCGTGCCAGTCGCACCGTCTCCCTGGACGCCCGCGTCGCCTGGCTCATGCCAGCGGGCGGGCTCCAGCTTTTCGTCGTCGGCAGCAACCTCACCGACGCGGGCAATCCCAACGACTTGCCCATTCCACCCCGCACGCTCCAGGCCGGTGTGTCCACCCGGTTCTGAGCCTTCCCTTCCACCGTCTGTCCCTTCCGAAGGAGTCCGCATGTCCTCCATTCCGTTGCGCCCTGGTTTCCTGGGCCGCGCCTGCGCGGCGCTGCTCGTCGCGGGCCTGAGCTCCGCCTGCGGTGACGACCTCCAGCCCCAGCCGGGCCCCGGGGAAGAGGAGGACCCCATCATCCATCCGGAGGACAGCGCCAACCTCAAGCACCAGGACCACGGCGACGGGTCCTTCACGTCCGTCGTCAGCGCCATGGAGCCCACGCTCTGGGTGGGCCTGGATCTGGACACGGGCAAGGAGGCGAGCGCGACCGAGGACGCGGCCTGGGACCTGGCCTTCCAGCGCTTCGTGGTGATGTCGCGCGGGGGCGTCAGCGGGACGGGCGGCGTGCAGGTGGCCGTCCTCACGGACACGACCTTCGAACAGCTCACCCAGGCGCCGGCGACGGGCTGGGCCTCGGATGCCGCGGACGGCGATGACGTGGACACCACCCCGGACACGGTCTTCAACGCGGCGGGGGGCTGGTACGCCTACGACATGAAGTTCCACACGCTCACGCCGCGCCCGCAGCTCTACGTCGTGCGCTCCGACCAGGGGGCGTACTTCAAGGTGGAGCTGCTGTCGTACTACGACGACGCCGGCACGCCCGCGAACGTGAAGCTGCGGTGGGCGAAGGTCACCGCGCCGGCCGGGGGGCAG is part of the Corallococcus soli genome and harbors:
- a CDS encoding HmuY family protein; translated protein: MSSIPLRPGFLGRACAALLVAGLSSACGDDLQPQPGPGEEEDPIIHPEDSANLKHQDHGDGSFTSVVSAMEPTLWVGLDLDTGKEASATEDAAWDLAFQRFVVMSRGGVSGTGGVQVAVLTDTTFEQLTQAPATGWASDAADGDDVDTTPDTVFNAAGGWYAYDMKFHTLTPRPQLYVVRSDQGAYFKVELLSYYDDAGTPANVKLRWAKVTAPAGGQP